From the genome of Luteipulveratus halotolerans, one region includes:
- a CDS encoding CpaF family protein, whose product MTEQDFAGRTGRTPSDLPLFAHRVAVAGNTHDDVDHPAGGPALRALADLDPESRATGRVEAPTRAELDAVDWSLVRVLREKISDRVLPANGQFNDPDEDLHLARGLDRSRDEAAARQLIDEQLTIVQSERVAEGEPAFTRRELSALTSAILDSLFGIGRLQRFLDEPGLEDILVRGSHNVWLVYGDGRKVKGPPAAASDEELIEDLRMLGRDAVGGERPFNYAQPDLDMPLGKEGHRLSAAAFYLPWPTVTIRRQGFTDRDLAELVELDMLSPSVQEFLASAIRAGVSVVVSGLPSAGKTTAMRAMLHELDPTVGLATIETEYELALHKSEDRHPMVWPAQYRPGGEDGQGEITLQDIAKKSLRQSVDRIVVGEVRGPEVIVMFEAMETAKGSVCTIHAKSCRDTIGRLVTCAIKSPQVDSELAYRMVAENVQLIVNLGVRDETPVGGKKHRYVREIWEVFPSEDSRNGVGHDTLYEPGPDGRAVPTGNLPSWLEDLELIGFDRSWLAPQNGTWPRPLATLAQVEGTA is encoded by the coding sequence ATGACAGAGCAGGACTTCGCCGGCCGCACGGGACGGACCCCGTCCGATCTTCCGCTGTTTGCGCACCGCGTGGCGGTTGCGGGCAACACCCACGACGATGTTGACCACCCGGCAGGTGGCCCAGCGTTGCGCGCACTGGCTGACCTCGACCCCGAGAGCCGGGCGACCGGACGGGTGGAGGCCCCGACGCGTGCAGAGTTGGACGCCGTCGATTGGTCGTTGGTCCGGGTGCTGCGAGAGAAAATCTCAGATCGCGTCCTTCCGGCCAACGGGCAGTTCAACGACCCCGACGAGGATCTCCATCTGGCGCGCGGCCTGGACCGCAGCCGCGATGAGGCCGCCGCGCGTCAGCTGATCGACGAGCAGCTGACGATCGTGCAGTCAGAGCGTGTCGCTGAGGGAGAACCCGCCTTCACCCGTCGTGAGCTGTCCGCTCTCACCTCAGCCATCCTCGACTCCTTGTTCGGCATCGGCCGGTTGCAACGGTTCCTGGACGAGCCGGGCCTAGAAGACATCCTGGTGCGCGGTAGCCACAACGTGTGGTTGGTCTACGGCGATGGGCGCAAGGTCAAGGGTCCGCCGGCGGCGGCCTCCGACGAGGAGCTGATCGAGGACCTGCGGATGCTCGGCCGTGATGCGGTCGGCGGCGAGCGGCCGTTCAACTACGCCCAGCCCGACCTGGACATGCCGCTGGGCAAGGAAGGCCATCGCCTATCCGCGGCGGCGTTCTACTTGCCGTGGCCGACCGTGACGATCCGGCGGCAGGGCTTCACCGACCGCGACCTCGCAGAGCTGGTCGAGTTGGACATGCTCTCGCCGTCGGTACAAGAGTTCCTCGCCTCTGCCATCCGGGCCGGTGTGAGCGTCGTTGTCTCCGGACTGCCAAGCGCGGGCAAGACCACCGCCATGCGGGCCATGCTGCACGAGCTCGACCCGACCGTCGGCCTCGCAACGATCGAAACCGAGTACGAGCTGGCGCTTCACAAGAGTGAGGATCGCCACCCGATGGTGTGGCCCGCGCAGTATCGCCCTGGCGGGGAGGACGGACAGGGCGAGATCACTCTCCAGGACATCGCCAAGAAGTCGCTGCGACAGTCGGTCGATCGCATCGTGGTCGGCGAGGTCCGCGGTCCGGAGGTCATCGTGATGTTCGAGGCAATGGAGACTGCGAAGGGCAGCGTGTGCACCATCCACGCAAAGTCGTGCCGCGACACGATCGGACGCCTGGTCACCTGCGCTATCAAGAGCCCTCAGGTCGACAGCGAGCTGGCCTACAGGATGGTCGCCGAGAACGTGCAACTCATCGTCAACCTCGGCGTCCGCGACGAGACCCCGGTCGGCGGCAAGAAGCATCGCTACGTCCGCGAGATCTGGGAGGTCTTCCCCTCCGAGGACAGCCGCAACGGTGTCGGTCACGACACGTTGTACGAACCCGGCCCTGACGGTCGGGCGGTTCCGACCGGGAACCTGCCCTCCTGGCTGGAGGACCTCGAGCTGATCGGCTTCGACCGCAGCTGGCTGGCGCCGCAGAACGGGACCTGGCCGCGTCCGTTGGCGACCCTTGCGCAGGTCGAGGGGACGGCATGA
- a CDS encoding type II secretion system F family protein codes for MNPVLLVVALFVLAGLGAALVIGAAVPNTQPNLEDALDRLSPNRLRDALEPAPRAKVTPKSDLLTKVGTHLDQQLSTRSGFTPPVRDLELLGISTTKYWADKAGGASIGLAFPAAISAAGALMPSSRLPVTLPAVLGIVLAAVFWFLPDLTIRKNGALARDEFRQAVVAYLQLTAIQRGAAAGAATTMYAAAEMGQSWMFVRLQRELTRARWAHQQPWDALTRLGQQTGIPEITEVGDIMRLAGESGGAVQHVLVERAAGLQDRILNEEHEAANKATTNMSAPLMGLVAVFGVALAIPVTISILAA; via the coding sequence GTGAACCCCGTCCTGCTGGTCGTCGCCCTGTTCGTCCTCGCCGGCCTCGGTGCCGCGCTGGTCATCGGTGCGGCCGTGCCGAACACCCAGCCAAACCTCGAGGACGCACTCGACCGGTTGAGCCCGAACCGACTGCGTGACGCCCTGGAACCTGCACCGCGTGCCAAGGTCACGCCCAAGTCGGACCTTCTGACCAAGGTGGGCACGCATCTGGACCAGCAGCTGTCGACCCGGTCAGGGTTCACGCCGCCGGTCCGGGACCTGGAGTTGCTCGGCATCAGCACCACCAAGTACTGGGCCGACAAGGCGGGCGGTGCGAGCATCGGGCTAGCCTTCCCGGCGGCCATCAGCGCCGCCGGGGCACTGATGCCCTCGTCGCGTCTTCCGGTGACGCTGCCAGCGGTTCTCGGCATCGTCCTGGCGGCCGTCTTCTGGTTCTTGCCCGACCTGACGATCCGCAAGAACGGCGCTCTGGCACGCGATGAGTTCCGCCAGGCCGTCGTCGCCTACCTGCAGCTGACTGCGATCCAGCGAGGTGCCGCAGCCGGAGCGGCCACGACGATGTACGCCGCGGCCGAGATGGGCCAGTCGTGGATGTTCGTACGTCTCCAGCGTGAGCTCACTCGGGCGCGCTGGGCGCATCAGCAGCCGTGGGACGCTCTCACCCGACTCGGTCAGCAGACCGGCATCCCGGAGATCACCGAAGTGGGCGACATCATGCGCCTCGCAGGAGAAAGCGGAGGTGCCGTCCAGCACGTCCTCGTCGAGCGCGCTGCCGGGCTCCAGGACCGCATCCTGAACGAGGAGCACGAGGCGGCGAACAAGGCCACGACCAACATGTCAGCACCGCTGATGGGTCTGGTTGCGGTGTTCGGCGTCGCCCTGGCCATCCCGGTCACGATCTCGATCCTCGCGGCATGA
- a CDS encoding type II secretion system F family protein — MNVLGVLVGAGFAGGLLLFLTALAGRDGADGTPARRRRKGRLQLTDQEQKRAIVAAGGGLVAAVFTGWLALIVVLPAAVVGVPRLLSSKSDRDRIELLDALEQYTRNLASVTATTSVTGAISATLTSTPARLRGPNEKLVTRLRARQSPEVALRAWADEVDDVAGDLIACTLVMAESASGRGLTQILNGLATQISAQVRQRRAIESDRSTPRWSARWVMGVAALMLGWLVQSEMGEFYRTPAGQIVLLFILGAFVLCFWWLKAASTFKPPTRLLPPSSPKGASA; from the coding sequence ATGAACGTCCTCGGTGTTCTGGTCGGGGCCGGCTTCGCAGGCGGACTGCTCCTGTTCCTGACCGCCCTCGCCGGAAGAGATGGAGCCGATGGGACCCCCGCTCGGCGCCGGCGCAAGGGTCGGCTGCAGCTGACTGATCAGGAGCAGAAGCGCGCGATCGTCGCGGCGGGCGGCGGCCTCGTCGCCGCCGTGTTCACCGGGTGGCTGGCGCTGATCGTGGTGCTCCCAGCCGCCGTGGTGGGTGTGCCGCGGTTGCTCAGCAGCAAGAGCGACCGGGACCGCATCGAGCTGCTGGACGCGCTGGAGCAGTACACCCGAAATCTGGCCAGCGTCACGGCCACGACGTCGGTGACCGGCGCCATCAGCGCCACGCTGACCTCAACCCCCGCGCGGTTGCGAGGCCCAAACGAGAAGCTCGTCACTCGACTGCGGGCGCGCCAGAGCCCGGAGGTCGCTCTACGGGCATGGGCGGATGAGGTCGACGACGTCGCCGGTGACCTCATCGCGTGCACGTTGGTCATGGCGGAATCAGCGTCCGGGCGCGGGCTGACGCAGATCTTGAATGGACTCGCCACCCAGATCTCGGCTCAGGTGCGACAGCGTCGCGCGATCGAGTCGGATCGCAGCACACCCCGCTGGTCGGCACGCTGGGTCATGGGGGTCGCGGCACTGATGCTCGGCTGGCTGGTCCAGAGCGAGATGGGCGAGTTCTACCGCACACCCGCCGGACAGATCGTGCTGCTCTTCATCCTCGGCGCATTCGTCCTCTGCTTCTGGTGGCTCAAGGCCGCGTCCACCTTCAAGCCGCCGACCAGGCTGCTCCCACCCAGCTCGCCGAAGGGAGCAAGCGCGTGA
- a CDS encoding prepilin peptidase — translation MSTMTMRPWRRASDTRPPVTLAWVPIAAVAGLTLTAWAALSRDDSAVLPAALWVTAAGLILAVIDLDTLRLPDRVLGPAVLGELALLTGATTMTGQWGALGRGVLAAAALMSIHYVFGILITASSGLGDVKLLALTAPLTGWVSWPAVWNGYMAAWVLGGLAAAVALVRRSRAGEPGSARHAPIAFGPSILAGALVAFAHG, via the coding sequence ATGAGCACCATGACAATGCGCCCCTGGCGACGGGCGAGCGACACGCGACCTCCGGTCACCTTGGCCTGGGTGCCGATAGCCGCAGTCGCGGGGCTGACATTGACCGCGTGGGCAGCGCTCAGCCGCGACGACAGCGCTGTGCTTCCGGCAGCCCTCTGGGTCACCGCGGCCGGCCTCATCCTGGCGGTGATCGACCTAGACACCCTTCGGCTGCCCGACCGGGTCCTCGGACCTGCGGTTCTTGGCGAGCTCGCGTTGCTCACCGGGGCAACCACAATGACTGGCCAGTGGGGCGCCCTTGGGCGAGGAGTTCTCGCTGCCGCAGCCCTGATGAGCATCCACTACGTCTTTGGAATCCTCATCACGGCCAGCAGCGGTCTCGGCGACGTGAAACTGCTCGCCCTGACGGCACCGCTGACCGGTTGGGTCAGCTGGCCAGCAGTCTGGAACGGCTACATGGCCGCCTGGGTCCTCGGTGGTCTTGCGGCTGCTGTCGCGCTGGTCCGACGATCCCGTGCCGGTGAGCCGGGCAGTGCTCGGCACGCACCCATTGCCTTCGGACCCAGCATCCTCGCTGGTGCCCTCGTCGCGTTCGCCCACGGATAG
- a CDS encoding SAF domain-containing protein yields MTARRVVTDDTKTSETKGGGSKISEQQAKQPAVVATADTAQKAPLRPTPPSVRTRRSRTRIAAGVALMVVCGLAGGALVTRGEKPESVLVLRHSVEAGDSLQRSDLTTKQVTNGKGLNSVSQEQIGSLVGRYVTGDLPAGTLVSPAMVADRFGPIAGRSTVGIAVKLGQRPAAGLTAGQQVRLVLGAGQGTQANALPKGLLVGQTWRAQIVAIGTSSSQDGLTTVDVSVSTEDAPTVATAASLGSMALVLDPMPESR; encoded by the coding sequence ACGTCCGAGACGAAGGGCGGTGGCTCGAAGATCTCCGAGCAGCAGGCCAAGCAGCCCGCGGTGGTGGCGACCGCTGATACTGCGCAGAAGGCACCCCTGAGGCCGACGCCGCCGTCGGTCCGCACTCGCAGAAGCCGGACGCGGATTGCGGCCGGAGTTGCGCTGATGGTGGTGTGCGGCCTGGCCGGTGGTGCCTTGGTGACTCGGGGAGAGAAGCCCGAGTCGGTCTTGGTGCTGCGGCACAGCGTGGAAGCGGGAGACTCGCTGCAGCGGTCGGACCTCACGACCAAACAGGTGACCAACGGCAAGGGTCTCAACAGCGTCAGCCAGGAGCAGATCGGCTCGCTGGTTGGCCGTTACGTCACCGGAGACCTTCCGGCCGGGACCCTGGTGAGCCCTGCGATGGTGGCCGATCGGTTCGGGCCGATCGCTGGGCGCAGCACGGTCGGTATCGCGGTGAAACTTGGCCAGCGCCCCGCTGCCGGCCTGACGGCCGGCCAGCAGGTGCGCCTGGTCCTCGGTGCTGGACAGGGCACCCAGGCGAACGCGCTACCGAAGGGGCTGTTGGTCGGTCAGACATGGCGGGCGCAGATCGTTGCGATCGGGACGAGCAGTAGCCAGGACGGCCTCACGACGGTTGATGTCAGTGTCTCGACGGAAGACGCTCCGACAGTCGCCACGGCCGCCAGCTTGGGCTCGATGGCGCTCGTGCTGGACCCGATGCCGGAGAGCCGGTGA
- a CDS encoding TadE/TadG family type IV pilus assembly protein — protein MMRSIQARVERATRNPEAGVIAPWVAIAFGIIVLFGVGLTIDGSSKIQAQSKAQTSAQEAARAAGQQVGPDAVLGHSAGLTPDKAASAARAYLGQAGVAGAVSVSGSTVTVTTRVPWKPRFLSGVAGARDMTSTQVIDTRRVKDGVPR, from the coding sequence ATGATGCGCTCGATACAGGCTCGCGTAGAACGCGCGACGCGGAACCCTGAAGCAGGTGTCATCGCGCCTTGGGTCGCCATCGCATTCGGCATCATCGTGCTGTTCGGCGTCGGTCTGACGATCGATGGCAGCAGCAAGATCCAGGCGCAGAGCAAAGCTCAGACCAGCGCGCAGGAGGCCGCCCGGGCGGCCGGCCAACAAGTCGGCCCCGATGCCGTGCTAGGACATTCCGCCGGGTTGACCCCTGACAAGGCCGCATCCGCGGCCCGCGCCTACCTCGGTCAGGCCGGTGTCGCCGGCGCCGTGAGCGTGTCCGGCTCTACCGTCACAGTCACCACGCGCGTCCCCTGGAAACCTCGCTTTCTGAGCGGAGTCGCCGGGGCCCGCGACATGACGAGCACCCAAGTGATCGACACCCGACGAGTAAAGGACGGCGTCCCACGATGA